One region of Carya illinoinensis cultivar Pawnee chromosome 8, C.illinoinensisPawnee_v1, whole genome shotgun sequence genomic DNA includes:
- the LOC122317913 gene encoding protein PHOSPHATE-INDUCED 1-like: MASSGCTNLLFQLLLVISLFHFCLAARRLVESDETQNTLLFQYHNGPLLTGQISINLIWYGKFKPSQRAIISDFITSLSTSNPTMAQPSVSKWWKTTEKYYHLVNTKKPSGLVFSLGTQMVDESYYLGKSLSNKQIVELASKGGQQNAINVVLTSADVTVEGFCSSKCGTHGSSKGASVKGKTSRFAYIWVGNSETQCPGQCAWPFHQPIYGPQSPPLVAPNNDVGLDGMVINLASLLAGTATNPFGNGYFQGPKEAPLEAASACPGVYGKGAYPGYAGDLLSDPTTGASYNANGANGRRYLLPALFDPLTKTCSTLV; this comes from the coding sequence ATGGCATCTTCAGGTTGCACCAATCTATTATTTCAACTACTCCTGGTCATCTCCCTATTCCATTTCTGCTTGGCGGCGAGGAGACTCGTTGAGTCGGATGAAACCCAAAACACTCTTCTTTTCCAATATCACAATGGCCCTCTTCTTACTGGCCAAATTTCTATAAATCTGATATGGTATGGCAAATTTAAGCCATCTCAACGAGCCATCATCTCAGATTTCATCACATCCCTTTCTACTTCCAATCCCACGATGGCGCAACCGTCCGTTTCCAAGTGGTGGAAAACCACCGAAAAATACTACCACCTCGTTAACACCAAGAAGCCTTCCGGTCTTGTCTTCTCATTGGGTACCCAGATGGTCGATGAGAGCTACTATCTGGGTAAATCACTCTCGAATAAGCAAATAGTTGAGTTGGCATCGAAGGGAGGCCAGCAAAATGCCATTAACGTGGTTCTGACCTCAGCGGACGTGACCGTGGAAGGGTTCTGCTCCAGCAAATGCGGTACCCATGGATCTTCGAAGGGAGCATCAGTGAAGGGTAAGACCTCCAGGTTTGCTTACATTTGGGTTGGCAATTCGGAGACTCAGTGCCCGGGACAATGCGCGTGGCCATTTCACCAGCCCATCTACGGGCCCCAGAGCCCGCCTTTGGTTGCTCCCAACAACGACGTGGGTCTGGACGGCATGGTCATCAACCTGGCTAGCCTTTTAGCCGGTACAGCCACCAACCCTTTCGGTAATGGCTACTTCCAGGGTCCAAAGGAGGCGCCACTCGAAGCTGCGTCGGCTTGTCCTGGTGTGTATGGCAAGGGAGCCTACCCCGGCTATGCTGGGGACCTTTTATCGGACCCCACAACTGGTGCTAGCTATAATGCAAATGGTGCTAATGGAAGGAGATACTTGCTTCCAGCTCTGTTCGACCCCCTTACCAAAACCTGTTCCACTCTGGTCTAA
- the LOC122317776 gene encoding protein PHOSPHATE-INDUCED 1-like codes for MASLVCINLLLQLLLLISLFHFGLAARRLAESDETQNTLLFQYHNGPLLTGQIQVNLIWYGKYKPSQRAIISDFITSLSTSNPTTAQPSVSKWWKTIEKYYQLVNSKKPSGLVLSLGSQTVDESYYLGKSLSNKQVIELASKGGQKNAINVVLTSADVTVEGFCSSKCGTHGSSKGASVKGKSDSFAYIWVGNSETQCPGQCAWPFHQPIYGPQSSPLVAPNNDVGLDGMIINLASLLAGTATNPFGNGYFQGPKEAPLEAASACTGMYGKGAYPGYAGDLLLDPTTGASYNANGADGRKYLLPALFDPSTKTCSTLV; via the coding sequence ATGGCCTCTTTGGTTTGCATCAATCTATTACTACAACTGCTTCTTCTCATCTCCCTCTTCCATTTCGGCTTGGCAGCTAGGAGACTCGCTGAATCAGATGAAACCCAAAACACTTTGCTCTTCCAATATCACAATGGCCCTCTTCTTACTGGTCAAATTCAAGTAAATCTGATTTGGTATGGCAAATATAAGCCCTCCCAACGAGCCATCATCTCAGATTTCATTACCTCCCTTTCTACTTCCAACCCCACAACGGCGCAACCTTCAGTTTCCAAGTGGTGGAAAACCATCGAGAAATACTACCAACTCGTCAACTCCAAGAAGCCCTCCGGTCTTGTCCTCTCATTGGGTTCTCAGACAGTCGATGAGAGTTACTATTTGGGTAAATCCCTCTCGAATAAGCAAGTAATTGAATTGGCATCGAAGGGAGGCCAGAAAAATGCCATTAACGTGGTTCTGACTTCAGCGGACGTGACTGTGGAAGGGTTCTGCTCGAGCAAATGCGGTACCCACGGATCTTCGAAGGGTGCATCCGTGAAGGGTAAGAGCGACAGCTTTGCTTACATTTGGGTTGGCAATTCAGAGACTCAGTGCCCCGGTCAATGCGCTTGGCCATTCCACCAGCCCATCTACGGGCCCCAGAGCTCGCCCTTGGTTGCACCCAACAACGATGTGGGTCTGGACGGCATGATCATCAACCTGGCTAGCCTCTTAGCCGGTACAGCTACCAACCCATTTGGAAATGGCTACTTCCAGGGTCCAAAGGAGGCGCCACTTGAAGCTGCATCGGCTTGTACGGGTATGTATGGCAAGGGAGCTTACCCTGGCTATGCCGGGGACCTCTTGTTGGACCCAACGACTGGTGCTAGCTATAATGCAAATGGTGCTGATGGAAGGAAATACTTGCTTCCAGCACTCTTCGACCCCTCTACGAAAACCTGTTCCACGCTAGTCTGA